Proteins found in one Geomonas subterranea genomic segment:
- a CDS encoding ABC transporter substrate-binding protein, whose product MKRIFTIILSLALLALGAVTAGAAELHKLKVGHLPTSGHLLYFVAKEKGFFQQEGLDVELFRFTNSGEGLTAIKSGKLDIGSFGTSAPLSFIANGADFTIFGGQMGEGHALIAKPENAARFKDLKNYRGATIGAIRLATGDVVFRAALHQAGLDWRKDLTIKEFDSPAAVQEAVKKGAVDAGLTWIPYYTMAEKQGLAVVKYSGDVIKSHTCCRQVALTSTVKARQADFEKFMVALLKAYRFYQGNHKETVDIVAKYVQIDKADLNKDIYGGHLLVSPDPHKPSVVQFWDFMKKADYIKSKEAIEPHINTTLYAQALTDLSRREPKEKLWASLDRDFRDGDPTLHIKKH is encoded by the coding sequence ATGAAACGCATCTTTACCATCATCCTATCCCTGGCGCTGCTCGCGCTGGGTGCTGTGACCGCGGGGGCGGCAGAGCTGCACAAGCTCAAGGTGGGGCATCTCCCCACCTCGGGGCACCTCCTCTATTTCGTAGCCAAGGAAAAAGGGTTCTTCCAGCAGGAAGGGCTCGACGTGGAACTGTTCCGCTTCACCAACTCCGGCGAGGGGCTGACCGCCATCAAGAGTGGCAAGCTCGACATCGGCTCTTTCGGCACCTCGGCGCCCTTATCCTTCATCGCCAACGGCGCCGACTTCACCATCTTCGGCGGGCAGATGGGGGAAGGGCACGCCCTGATTGCCAAGCCCGAGAACGCCGCACGCTTCAAGGATCTGAAGAACTACCGCGGCGCCACCATCGGTGCCATCCGTCTCGCTACCGGCGACGTCGTATTTAGGGCGGCGCTGCACCAGGCCGGCCTCGACTGGCGCAAGGACCTGACCATCAAGGAGTTCGATTCGCCCGCGGCTGTGCAGGAGGCGGTGAAAAAGGGCGCGGTCGACGCGGGACTTACCTGGATTCCTTACTACACCATGGCCGAGAAGCAGGGGCTTGCGGTGGTGAAGTACTCCGGCGATGTCATCAAGTCGCACACCTGCTGCCGCCAGGTGGCGCTCACCTCCACGGTGAAGGCGCGCCAGGCTGATTTCGAGAAATTCATGGTCGCCCTTTTGAAGGCATACCGTTTCTACCAGGGAAACCACAAGGAGACCGTCGATATCGTGGCCAAGTACGTCCAGATCGACAAGGCGGACCTCAACAAGGATATCTATGGCGGCCACCTGCTGGTGAGTCCGGACCCGCACAAGCCGAGCGTGGTGCAGTTCTGGGACTTCATGAAGAAAGCCGATTACATCAAGTCGAAGGAAGCCATCGAACCGCACATCAACACCACCCTTTACGCGCAGGCCCTGACGGATCTCTCCAGGCGCGAGCCCAAGGAGAAGCTCTGGGCCAGCCTGGACCGGGATTTCCGCGACGGGGACCCGACGCTGCACATCAAGAAACACTGA
- a CDS encoding ABC transporter substrate-binding protein yields MRRLGTLLLAVSLALLAIGVKPDSAQAAAAIRLGYLDDPGSALVLLAEAGSLFKEEGLEVKTVRFDDSAAGLAALVAGKVDVGAFRVADTLKAIARGNRLRIIAGGGTDRTGSLLDEVDTSGRLEREERGIVVTSADLPGAPDKETLAKLVSALIKADLLLHNHPARAWSSIPSHRPREGRYFRFDPDPDYYRLADIWKRLDLQAPGMARSFLADHVYDEIYCDALHDLKEGEGESDPVLKKLADKAVCPPDCCPTGKKKSAPESNLPLP; encoded by the coding sequence ATGCGGCGCTTGGGCACCCTCTTGCTGGCGGTATCGCTTGCGCTGCTCGCCATCGGCGTAAAGCCGGATTCCGCCCAGGCCGCCGCGGCGATCCGGCTGGGGTATCTGGATGACCCCGGCAGCGCCCTGGTCCTGCTCGCCGAGGCGGGGTCCCTGTTCAAGGAAGAGGGGCTCGAGGTCAAAACGGTTCGGTTCGACGACAGTGCCGCGGGTCTCGCAGCACTTGTCGCCGGAAAGGTGGACGTCGGTGCCTTCAGGGTAGCGGATACCTTGAAGGCCATAGCCAGGGGCAACCGGCTGCGGATCATCGCCGGCGGCGGTACCGACCGCACCGGGTCGCTTCTGGACGAGGTCGATACCTCGGGCCGCCTGGAGCGCGAGGAGCGCGGCATCGTGGTGACTTCGGCTGATCTCCCCGGGGCGCCGGACAAGGAGACGCTGGCCAAACTGGTGAGCGCGCTGATCAAGGCGGACCTGCTGCTGCACAACCATCCCGCCCGCGCCTGGAGCAGCATTCCCAGTCATCGCCCCCGTGAGGGGAGGTATTTCCGCTTCGACCCCGATCCCGATTACTATCGGCTGGCAGATATCTGGAAACGGCTGGACCTGCAGGCCCCGGGCATGGCGCGGAGCTTCCTCGCCGACCACGTCTACGACGAGATTTACTGTGACGCTCTCCACGACCTGAAGGAAGGGGAGGGGGAGTCTGACCCCGTGTTGAAGAAATTAGCTGACAAGGCGGTCTGTCCCCCCGACTGCTGCCCCACCGGCAAAAAGAAGAGTGCCCCCGAAAGCAACCTCCCCCTCCCTTGA
- a CDS encoding ABC transporter substrate-binding protein — translation MKRIFALVVMIALLAGSAYGAPLPKLRVGYVPEPAHGLYFVAKEKGFFKDEGVDVDLYQFGSAAEGMAALKADKLDVGTFGTTAPLVFISKGSEFTFIGGMMIGGQAIITRPERLAELSGKDLKVYKGKKIGLVKLSTGDVIFKGALKRAGIDYKKDVNFVEFGSVAAVVEAVKKGAVDAGLVFPPHFSLAEKNHGLKVAHYIEEFYPDYTCCRIVAPTAQVKANPDTYRRFLAALIRAYRFYKTNPDETVKIYTRALKIDEDIIRNETYVKRVAESNPDPLRKGILDFWQHIRDAGYITQDYPIDQHINTALYKQALDSIVKREPKDKVYQQMLAFYKKNN, via the coding sequence ATGAAACGGATATTCGCACTGGTTGTCATGATCGCCCTGCTGGCCGGCAGCGCCTACGGCGCCCCCCTCCCCAAGCTGAGGGTGGGGTACGTGCCGGAACCGGCCCACGGGCTTTACTTTGTGGCCAAGGAAAAAGGGTTCTTCAAAGACGAGGGAGTTGACGTTGACCTGTACCAGTTCGGCAGTGCCGCCGAAGGAATGGCGGCACTCAAGGCGGACAAGCTCGACGTCGGCACCTTCGGCACCACGGCCCCCCTGGTCTTCATCAGCAAGGGGAGCGAGTTCACCTTCATCGGCGGCATGATGATCGGCGGGCAGGCGATCATCACCCGTCCCGAGCGGCTCGCCGAGCTCTCCGGCAAGGACCTGAAGGTCTACAAGGGTAAGAAGATCGGCCTGGTCAAGCTCTCCACCGGCGACGTCATCTTCAAGGGCGCACTGAAGAGGGCAGGCATCGACTACAAGAAGGACGTCAACTTCGTCGAGTTCGGCAGCGTCGCGGCGGTGGTCGAGGCGGTCAAGAAAGGGGCGGTCGACGCCGGCCTCGTCTTCCCGCCGCACTTCTCGCTGGCGGAGAAGAACCACGGCCTGAAGGTCGCCCACTACATCGAGGAGTTCTATCCCGACTACACCTGCTGCCGCATCGTCGCCCCCACCGCACAGGTGAAGGCGAACCCCGACACCTACAGGCGCTTCCTGGCCGCGCTGATCCGCGCCTACCGCTTCTACAAGACCAACCCGGACGAGACGGTGAAGATCTACACCCGTGCGCTGAAGATCGACGAGGACATCATCCGCAACGAGACCTACGTGAAACGGGTGGCGGAATCGAACCCCGATCCCCTCAGGAAAGGGATCCTCGACTTCTGGCAGCACATCAGGGACGCGGGCTACATCACGCAGGACTACCCGATCGACCAGCACATCAACACGGCCCTGTACAAGCAGGCGCTCGACTCGATCGTTAAGCGTGAACCGAAGGACAAGGTGTACCAGCAGATGCTGGCCTTCTACAAAAAGAACAACTGA